The following are encoded together in the Macadamia integrifolia cultivar HAES 741 chromosome 10, SCU_Mint_v3, whole genome shotgun sequence genome:
- the LOC122091692 gene encoding probable methyltransferase PMT3, protein MRGRTDGVQKKRLITGLCCVSVLIVFIFVYYGSFLGSQMHHGASAMEYGSKLRKLGSSYLGGDDDADLGNKQEESSSKFGLENKDDDIVPKSFPVCDDRHSELIPCLDRNLIYQMRLKLDLSLMEHYERHCPPAERRYNCLIPPPKGYKIPIKWPTSRDEVWKANIPHTHLAHEKSDQNWMVVKGEKIVFPGGGTHFHYGADKYIASIANMLNFSNNVLNNEGRLRTVLDVGCGVASFGAYLLSSDIIAMSLAPNDVHQNQIQFALERGIPAYLGVLGTKRLPYPSRSFELAHCSRCRIDWLQRDGILLLELDRLLRPGGYFAYSSPEAYAQDEEDLRIWREMSALVERMCWKIAAKKNQTVIWVKPLTNDCYMEREPGTQPPLCRSDDDPDALWGVPMEACITPYSDQIQRDSGSGLAPWPARLTSPPPRLADFGYSSEMFEKDTEVWRHRVDSYWNLLSPKIKPDTVRNLMDMKANFGSFAAALKDKNVWVMNVVPEDGPNTLKLIYDRGLIGTVHNWCEAFSTYPRTYDLLHAWTVFSDIEKKECSTEDLLIEMDRILRPSGFIIIRDKRPVVEYIKKYLTALHWEGVATADAESDSEQDGDEMVFIIKKKMWLTSESLRDTE, encoded by the exons atgAGGGGAAGAACTGATGGAGTCCAAAAGAAGCGATTGATCACTGGCTTGTGTTGTGTCTCAGTCTTGattgtttttatatttgtttattATGGGTCTTTTCTTGGTTCTCAAATGCATCATGGTGCTTCGGCTATGGAATATGGAAGTAAATTAAGAAAATTGGGGTCATCGTATTTGGGCGGTGATGATGATGCTGATCTTGGAAACAAGCAAGAGGAATCTTCCTCCAAGTTTGGGCTGGAAAACAAGGACGATGACATAGTGCCAAAGAGCTTCCCT GTTTGTGATGATCGACATTCAGAGTTAATTCCTTGCCTAGACAGGAATCTTATATACCAGATGAGATTGAAGCTGGATTTGTCTTTGATGGAGCACTATGAAAGACATTGCCCTCCAGCTGAAAGGCGCTACAATTGCTTGATTCCTCCGCCAAAAGGCTACAAG ATCCCAATCAAGTGGCCAACAAGCAGGGATGAAGTATGGAAAGCAAACATACCTCATACTCATCTTGCACATGAGAAGTCTGACCAGAACTGGATGGTTGTCAAAGGTGAAAAGATTGTCTTTCCTGGAGGTGGCACTCATTTTCATTATGGAGCTGACAAGTATATTGCTTCCATTGCAAAT ATGCTCAACTTTTCAAACAATGTTTTGAACAATGAGGGAAGGCTTCGCACAGTGCTCGACGTGGGATGTGGAGTTGCTAGTTTTGGAGCATATCTGCTTTCATCTGATATCATAGCAATGTCTTTAGCACCCAACGACGTGCACCAAAATCAGATCCAATTTGCTCTAGAGAGAGGAATTCCTGCATATCTTGGTGTCTTAGGGACAAAGAGGCTTCCTTACCCAAGCAGATCCTTTGAACTTGCTCACTGTTCTCGGTGTAGAATTGACTGGCTTCAAAGGGATGGGATCCTTCTGCTTGAGCTGGATAGGTTGCTCAGACCCGGAGGCTATTTTGCCTACTCATCTCCTGAAGCATATGCACAGGATGAGGAAGATCTAAGAATATGGAGGGAGATGAGTGCCCTTGTGGAACGAATGTGTTGGAAAATTGCAGCCAAGAAAAACCAAACTGTCATTTGGGTTAAACCACTGACAAATGACTGTTACATGGAGAGAGAGCCTGGTACCCAACCCCCTTTGTGCAGATCTGACGATGATCCAGATGCTTTGTGGGGTGTGCCAATGGAAGCTTGCATAACACCTTACTCTGACC AAATCCAAAGAGACAGTGGTAGTGGATTGGCTCCTTGGCCAGCTCGATTAACTTCTCCTCCTCCACGCCTTGCTGATTTTGGCTATTCTAGTGAAATGTTTGAAAAGGACACG GAAGTTTGGAGACACAGGGTTGACAGTTACTGGAACCTTTTGAGTCCAAAGATTAAGCCTGACACCGTGAGGAATCTGATGGACATGAAGGCAAACTTTGGATCTTTTGCAGCTGCTCTTAAAGACAAAAATGTTTGGGTGATGAATGTTGTGCCAGAAGATGGACCAAACACACTCAAGCTAATATATGACCGGGGTCTGATTGGCACTGTGCACAACTG GTGTGAAGCTTTCTCAACCTACCCTCGGACTTACGATCTTCTCCATGCCTGGACTGTCTTCTCTGACATCGAGAAGAAAGAATGCAGTACCGAGGATCTGCTTATAGAGATGGACCGTATTCTAAGACCTTCCGGTTTCATTATCATCCGGGATAAGCGACCGGTGGTGGAGTATATTAAAAAGTATTTAACTGCATTGCACTGGGAAGGGGTGGCAACAGCTGATGCCGAATCTGATTCAGAGCAGGATGGGGATGAGATGGTGTTTATTATTAAGAAGAAGATGTGGCTGACAAGCGAGAGCCTCAGGGATACTGAGTAa